A window of the Exiguobacterium mexicanum genome harbors these coding sequences:
- a CDS encoding VirB4 family type IV secretion system protein, translating to MWQRLRDKLSKQPDPETVKIEKGYNPDVIAKIQPQGGVKFDANFVRLGDGYLSCLHVYKYQSLVYDYWLEPILNMPGVLTTLDIGTADKREIIQTINKSMAEQNTRFENAKDNIDRIDARETYKELNELYEQITQGETMKYLHLRLYVKAKTLDALEVKVQEMMEELEARNFRSTIFLNEQEWEWQSLFTSYDQQQKLPNRRRGKEIPSLSIAGGYPFHFTSLQDATGTYYGTTDTNGSVIFDLFHKDKQRKFYNALMIGKMGSGKSTLLKKTVLDQAIKGNKIRILDVTGEFSDLVRQLGGKEIALDGSAGLINPLHVYKTVTNNDGSANEALSFMQHLSKMAVFYHYINPAATQEETNEFEILLRDLYVRHGLWDEQGELPITTHPANRYPTFSDFLTLVRRELYTDDTRTSIKDAISPNRVRRLENIELAVTNLVHNYGNIFDGHSSIDRFDEELIVSFPLRNLTSLRDEVFQAQVFSLMNMLWDGMIANGSSQLKAYNQGVLRTEEACKYLIVIDEAHHLINTRDIAQPAILYLQRCMREARKYFGGIFFVSHLITDFVPAGSKSENAENVKSLFQLTQYKIIGEQDAESIPIIQTVFDGQLSNSEMRIIPSLETGRVVLSISGVQNLIFDVDVAPEELALFGGGA from the coding sequence ATGTGGCAGCGCCTGCGTGACAAGTTATCCAAACAACCGGACCCGGAGACCGTCAAGATCGAGAAAGGCTACAATCCCGACGTCATCGCTAAGATCCAGCCGCAGGGCGGTGTTAAGTTCGACGCCAATTTCGTCCGGCTCGGGGACGGCTATCTGTCGTGCCTCCACGTCTATAAATATCAGTCGCTTGTCTATGACTACTGGCTCGAACCGATCCTGAACATGCCGGGCGTTTTGACGACGCTCGACATCGGGACGGCCGACAAGCGTGAGATCATCCAGACCATCAACAAATCGATGGCCGAACAGAACACACGCTTTGAGAACGCGAAGGACAACATCGACCGCATCGACGCCCGAGAGACATATAAGGAACTGAACGAGCTCTACGAACAAATCACCCAGGGTGAGACGATGAAGTATCTGCATCTGCGCCTCTACGTGAAGGCGAAGACGCTCGACGCGCTCGAGGTGAAAGTGCAGGAAATGATGGAAGAGCTCGAAGCCCGGAATTTCCGCTCGACAATTTTCCTGAACGAACAGGAATGGGAGTGGCAGAGCCTGTTCACGAGCTATGACCAGCAACAAAAGCTCCCGAACCGGCGCCGTGGGAAAGAGATCCCGTCCCTCTCCATCGCCGGCGGCTACCCGTTCCACTTCACGTCGCTCCAGGACGCGACCGGCACGTATTACGGGACGACCGACACGAACGGTAGCGTCATCTTTGACCTGTTCCATAAGGACAAACAGCGCAAGTTCTATAACGCGCTCATGATCGGCAAGATGGGGTCCGGCAAGTCGACGCTCCTCAAAAAGACCGTGCTCGACCAGGCGATTAAGGGCAACAAGATACGCATCCTCGACGTCACGGGCGAGTTCTCCGACCTCGTGCGTCAGCTTGGCGGGAAAGAAATCGCGCTCGACGGGTCGGCCGGGCTCATCAATCCGCTCCATGTCTATAAGACGGTGACGAATAACGACGGCAGTGCCAACGAGGCACTCTCGTTCATGCAGCATCTCTCGAAGATGGCCGTATTCTATCACTACATCAACCCGGCGGCGACGCAGGAAGAGACGAACGAGTTCGAGATCCTGCTTCGCGATTTATACGTTCGGCACGGACTCTGGGACGAACAAGGCGAACTGCCGATCACGACGCACCCGGCGAACCGGTACCCGACGTTCTCGGACTTCTTAACTCTCGTGCGGCGCGAGCTCTATACGGATGACACGCGCACCTCGATCAAGGATGCGATCAGTCCGAACCGGGTCCGGCGCCTCGAGAACATCGAACTCGCCGTCACGAACCTCGTCCATAACTACGGCAACATCTTCGACGGACACTCCTCGATCGACCGGTTCGACGAAGAGCTCATCGTGTCGTTCCCGCTCCGGAACCTGACAAGCCTACGGGACGAGGTGTTCCAGGCGCAGGTGTTCTCGCTCATGAACATGCTGTGGGACGGGATGATTGCCAACGGCTCGAGTCAACTGAAAGCCTATAACCAGGGTGTGCTCCGGACCGAGGAGGCATGCAAGTACCTCATCGTCATCGACGAGGCGCACCACTTGATCAACACGCGCGACATCGCCCAACCGGCCATCCTGTATCTGCAACGTTGTATGCGCGAGGCACGCAAGTATTTCGGCGGCATCTTCTTCGTGTCGCACTTGATCACCGACTTCGTGCCGGCCGGATCGAAGTCCGAGAACGCCGAGAACGTCAAGTCGCTCTTCCAATTGACGCAATACAAGATTATCGGCGAGCAGGACGCGGAGAGCATCCCGATCATCCAAACGGTGTTTGATGGCCAACTCTCAAATTCCGAGATGCGCATCATCCCCTCGCTCGAGACGGGGCGTGTCGTCCTCAGCATTTCCGGCGTGCAGAACCTCATCTTTGACGTCGATGTCGCGCCCGAGGAGCTCGCCCTGTTCGGTGGAGGTGCCTGA
- a CDS encoding helix-turn-helix domain-containing protein, whose protein sequence is MYRFGEWLKENRRLSGWSQVELSEKTFGEISQPAISQYEQNRSVPSIADIDHLARAFGHTLATVPWDAIDFGYGAKRSVTKLERRRFDLKELPQADSVRTFDGKTYELHGFIGIEKASGEAVQLTQLYYRIRTVVCDAHVLAKRRNPDDELIHVKKRKRVRQ, encoded by the coding sequence ATGTATCGATTCGGGGAGTGGTTGAAGGAGAACCGCCGGCTCTCGGGCTGGTCACAGGTCGAACTATCGGAAAAGACATTCGGAGAGATTTCACAGCCCGCCATCAGCCAATATGAGCAAAACCGTTCGGTGCCGTCGATCGCGGACATCGATCATCTGGCCCGCGCGTTCGGGCACACGCTCGCTACGGTGCCTTGGGACGCCATCGACTTCGGATACGGGGCGAAGCGTTCCGTCACGAAGCTGGAGCGACGTCGGTTCGACCTGAAGGAGTTGCCGCAGGCCGACTCGGTACGGACGTTCGATGGAAAAACGTATGAATTGCACGGTTTCATCGGAATCGAGAAGGCGAGCGGCGAAGCGGTCCAGTTGACCCAACTCTACTATCGGATCCGGACGGTCGTCTGTGACGCCCACGTGCTCGCCAAACGCAGGAACCCAGATGACGAGCTCATCCATGTCAAGAAGCGAAAAAGAGTCCGACAGTAA
- a CDS encoding VirD4-like conjugal transfer protein, CD1115 family codes for MRTQSLSPRFPIRLIFPALFCLVGLPAGIFYLLNGVYNITRQIMTPIIQDGLLAGATIPTLSPSLFLEVSLPSSTVLLGLMAFSLFIGLVVFGKVWLNFRDLRKDQKGSARFTSFDELKQQYRRVPDRKKRYDGLGGVPVGRVKNELFIDDSPVNNLVIGTTRSGKGETFVFSTIDLYSRASDQASLIINDPKGELFAASKETLEQRGYQVEVLNLMNPLQSMSYNLLQLTIDAFLEENYSLAQQYARSVAFMLYHDAKARDPFWANSSIDLCTALILGLCEEAKDTPEKINMYNVALMLSDLGSRTVVTRQGQEISALDEFFQRFPENHPARLQFATLHFSGGQTRASILANTNAKLGIFTLNGTGKLTSMNSLDMRRIGFNRWISGRTEPLTRLTFTFPDGTTHALTTDDDGSFIVYHASSLRTGDAVQISTDSSTATIQLEAHDEESGRFRYAIDEMIQIREVMHQLRPVAVFLIVPDYDPTFNVIASLYIKQVYTALARVASQTKQGKCERQVVFLLDEFGNMPPIEGMANIITVCLGRNMRFNLVIQAYSQLENLYGEDWKTIDGNCGNTHYLLTADESTAELISKKLGEATIVTKSRSGQTFSLKKSKTENVDGRRLMTATEVMGLKEGEMLIIRVIKRQDTKKRRIQSYPIFLSGKTAMKYRYEYLADDFDTDRSLHDIDIPCRHAGLDFEQIRVRFAKQEDETDINIPSNQEDKSLTVRDVLQDSILRSMFEGHDIGGMSLPEFETNLNLGVYDVTDSQKSFLSTMIAKRLEKLKQGTP; via the coding sequence TTGAGAACTCAGTCTCTATCGCCACGATTCCCGATACGTCTGATCTTCCCCGCCCTGTTCTGCCTGGTAGGTCTGCCGGCCGGGATTTTTTATCTGCTGAACGGGGTCTACAACATCACTCGACAAATCATGACCCCGATAATTCAAGACGGGCTGTTGGCCGGGGCGACGATTCCGACGCTCTCACCCTCCTTATTCTTGGAGGTGAGTCTTCCGTCTTCGACCGTCTTGCTCGGACTGATGGCGTTCAGTCTGTTCATCGGACTGGTCGTGTTCGGCAAGGTGTGGCTGAACTTCCGGGACCTGCGGAAAGATCAGAAAGGGAGCGCCCGCTTCACCTCATTCGATGAACTGAAGCAACAATACCGTCGTGTCCCAGACCGGAAGAAGCGCTATGACGGATTGGGTGGTGTCCCCGTCGGACGGGTCAAAAACGAGCTGTTCATCGATGATTCGCCCGTCAACAACCTGGTTATCGGGACGACCCGTTCCGGGAAGGGCGAGACGTTCGTGTTCTCGACGATCGACCTGTACAGCCGGGCAAGTGACCAGGCCAGCCTGATCATCAACGACCCGAAAGGCGAGCTTTTCGCCGCCTCGAAGGAGACGCTCGAGCAACGCGGCTATCAGGTCGAGGTGTTGAACCTGATGAACCCGCTCCAATCGATGTCGTACAACCTGTTGCAGCTGACGATTGACGCGTTTTTAGAAGAGAACTACTCGCTCGCCCAACAGTATGCACGTTCGGTCGCGTTCATGTTGTACCATGACGCGAAGGCTCGGGACCCGTTCTGGGCCAACTCGTCGATCGACCTGTGCACGGCGCTCATCCTCGGTCTCTGTGAGGAGGCAAAGGACACGCCGGAGAAGATCAACATGTACAACGTCGCGCTCATGCTCTCGGACCTCGGTTCCCGGACGGTGGTCACGCGACAAGGACAGGAAATCTCCGCGCTCGACGAGTTCTTTCAGCGATTCCCGGAGAACCATCCCGCCCGACTCCAGTTCGCGACGCTCCACTTCTCCGGTGGCCAGACACGGGCGAGTATCTTAGCCAATACGAATGCGAAACTCGGGATCTTCACGTTGAACGGGACCGGGAAGCTGACGTCGATGAACTCGCTCGACATGCGACGCATCGGATTCAACCGCTGGATCAGTGGACGGACTGAACCTTTGACACGACTCACGTTCACGTTTCCCGATGGGACGACCCATGCGCTCACGACAGACGACGATGGCAGCTTCATCGTGTACCACGCGTCGTCACTTAGAACCGGAGACGCCGTTCAAATCTCGACCGACTCAAGCACTGCGACGATCCAGCTAGAAGCGCATGACGAGGAGAGTGGACGTTTCCGTTACGCAATAGATGAGATGATACAGATTCGTGAGGTGATGCACCAGCTCCGTCCTGTGGCGGTGTTCCTGATCGTCCCAGACTATGACCCGACATTCAACGTCATCGCGTCGCTCTACATCAAACAGGTATACACGGCGCTCGCCCGGGTCGCCTCGCAGACGAAACAAGGCAAATGCGAGCGCCAAGTCGTCTTCTTACTCGATGAGTTCGGCAACATGCCACCAATCGAGGGTATGGCCAACATCATCACGGTCTGTCTCGGGCGCAACATGCGCTTCAACCTCGTGATCCAGGCCTACTCTCAGCTCGAGAACCTATACGGTGAGGATTGGAAGACGATTGACGGCAACTGCGGGAACACACACTATCTGTTGACAGCGGACGAGTCGACCGCCGAACTAATCTCGAAGAAGCTCGGTGAGGCGACCATCGTCACGAAATCGCGGTCCGGTCAGACGTTCTCGCTCAAAAAATCGAAGACGGAGAATGTGGACGGCCGCCGGCTCATGACAGCGACCGAGGTCATGGGACTCAAAGAGGGCGAGATGCTCATCATCCGTGTCATCAAGCGTCAGGACACGAAGAAACGACGTATCCAGTCGTATCCGATCTTCCTGAGCGGCAAGACGGCGATGAAGTACCGCTACGAATACCTGGCGGACGACTTCGACACGGACCGCTCCCTGCATGACATCGACATCCCCTGCCGTCACGCCGGTCTCGACTTCGAACAGATCCGCGTCCGTTTCGCGAAGCAAGAAGACGAAACGGATATCAATATTCCATCGAATCAGGAAGATAAGTCCTTGACGGTACGAGATGTGCTGCAGGACAGCATCCTCCGCTCCATGTTCGAAGGACATGACATCGGCGGGATGTCCCTCCCCGAGTTCGAGACGAACCTGAACCTAGGAGTTTACGACGTCACCGACAGCCAGAAGAGCTTTTTGAGCACGATGATCGCGAAGCGACTCGAGAAACTGAAGCAAGGTACACCGTAG
- a CDS encoding GmrSD restriction endonuclease domain-containing protein, translating to MTNDILWYEDELENSGEKADISIKEYEITSSPNDFNILTLYNFLESGVVKIPDFQRNYVWDAKRASKLIESLIIGLPIPQIFLYEEARNKFLIIDGQQRLMTIYYFIKQRFPRKEKRVELGRIFDEHGYIPEKVLNDGQYFRPFKLQLDDSTPLNSLTYSDLGELKSSFDLCTIRNIIIKQTQPDDNHTSIFEIFNRLNTGSLNLRPQEIRSSLYHSEFDKMLKRVNLNENWRNLIGQTEPDLRLKDVEMLLRSASILFYSQDYKPPMASFLNASAGKFAKFEQEENQFIEELFITFFDKIKELNRDIFLVSQSKFTISVFESIFYASCNDALIHRDTSLVKVCSQETYTGLKSNSDFQKATSEATGNKENVLARIKIAESAFNE from the coding sequence ATGACTAATGATATTTTATGGTATGAAGATGAGTTAGAAAATAGTGGTGAGAAGGCTGATATAAGTATAAAAGAATATGAGATTACTTCATCACCTAATGACTTTAACATTTTAACCTTATATAATTTTTTGGAATCGGGAGTTGTTAAAATTCCAGACTTTCAACGAAATTATGTTTGGGATGCTAAACGAGCATCTAAACTTATTGAATCATTAATAATTGGTCTGCCTATTCCACAAATCTTTTTATATGAAGAAGCGCGAAATAAATTTTTAATTATTGACGGTCAACAAAGATTAATGACTATTTATTATTTCATTAAACAAAGGTTTCCCAGAAAAGAAAAGCGGGTTGAATTAGGGAGAATATTTGATGAACATGGATATATACCAGAAAAAGTCCTTAATGACGGACAGTATTTCCGTCCATTCAAATTACAATTAGATGACTCAACTCCTCTGAATTCCCTGACATATAGTGACCTAGGAGAACTCAAGAGCAGTTTTGATTTATGTACAATTCGAAATATAATTATCAAACAAACTCAACCCGATGATAATCATACTTCGATTTTTGAAATATTTAATCGACTTAACACAGGATCTTTAAACTTAAGACCCCAAGAGATTCGTTCGAGTTTATACCATTCAGAGTTCGATAAAATGTTAAAGCGGGTCAATTTGAATGAAAACTGGAGAAATTTAATAGGACAAACTGAACCAGACTTAAGGCTAAAAGACGTGGAAATGCTTTTAAGATCGGCTTCTATTTTATTTTATTCACAAGACTATAAACCACCTATGGCAAGTTTCTTGAATGCATCTGCTGGGAAATTCGCCAAGTTTGAACAAGAAGAAAATCAGTTTATAGAAGAGTTGTTCATAACATTCTTTGATAAAATCAAAGAACTAAACAGAGACATTTTCTTAGTGAGCCAATCTAAATTCACTATTTCAGTTTTTGAATCCATATTTTATGCGTCTTGTAATGATGCTCTTATCCACAGAGACACTTCTTTAGTTAAGGTATGTTCCCAAGAAACATACACAGGTTTGAAAAGTAATTCTGATTTTCAGAAAGCAACATCTGAAGCTACAGGAAATAAAGAAAATGTATTAGCAAGAATTAAAATTGCAGAGAGTGCTTTCAATGAATGA
- a CDS encoding HEPN domain-containing protein, translated as MNDKIINPIEEIYSQQSEILHYLTEASEVSFVVTLDDQLKKFFVLSSASYFEVAVTQMMVDFFVRKSEGKAIVSFLENKALKRQYHTLFNWEDAKNCNTFFGLFGSEFKDEITKIIQSNEDLSTGMRDFLEIGRLRNHLIHKNIATQFVDKTAAELYTKYQSATLFISFLQNHFKSH; from the coding sequence ATGAATGACAAAATAATCAATCCAATTGAAGAGATTTATAGTCAACAAAGTGAAATACTACACTATTTAACTGAAGCAAGTGAAGTTTCTTTTGTCGTCACTTTAGACGATCAATTAAAAAAATTCTTTGTTCTTTCTTCAGCGAGTTATTTCGAAGTAGCGGTAACACAAATGATGGTTGATTTTTTTGTTCGAAAGTCAGAAGGTAAAGCTATAGTAAGTTTTTTAGAGAATAAGGCGTTGAAAAGGCAGTATCATACACTTTTCAATTGGGAAGATGCTAAAAATTGTAATACTTTCTTTGGTTTGTTTGGGAGCGAGTTTAAAGATGAAATCACGAAAATCATACAAAGTAACGAAGATTTATCTACCGGTATGAGAGATTTCTTAGAAATTGGTCGACTTAGAAATCATCTGATTCATAAAAATATCGCTACGCAATTTGTAGATAAAACAGCTGCAGAGCTCTATACAAAGTATCAATCTGCTACTCTTTTCATTTCGTTCTTACAAAACCACTTTAAATCTCATTGA
- a CDS encoding pLS20_p028 family conjugation system transmembrane protein codes for MADSDLITKLQEYEDVLQISSMVNDALRSMGWILVRGLSVLIDGLESITNQILLTNTFFNNEQVVEFVLTIQPFLYVLLAGSFLFTGYLLIFQKKFERESFLINLFITLLILGLLSPTMSRIQEFSDEAIAEIGTDSLYDGEASLSESILKRNVHDLIEHDSKNFDANTGESLNAIPTELIDNIRINEIFDKNNYDLSATGNKLADSYILWNGKETSLGKLDQSGVEWNNQYYYRYQPNWLTIFVTLGIMGFTLFSIAYKLARLSFELAFNYVLAILVAPADLHSGQKTKKVIQSILNTFLVIILIFVSIKLYTIGTAYLAETLDGFAYLIALIAFSVALIDGPNMVERLFGIDAGLKRGWGVALGAYAAGKGVTSVSAHAVSKVARATQGAPKMPSLHEAATTRMDTNSVPQNGSPLNAASQTPQRMDNERQIDANEFAQANQTASRTQADQENPTIPKDVAQPISGQESEPESQGSTHVKEAAGRTSPESIHATNPESIRDHSSSGHSPVPASSTIEPVTGSIDAVSGPDHRHNESVARNDVTSPTPYEAPHSNDSSSSSSSTMDSSDAATAKHQGRARRTIHQDTVLDVETEVIEQVRENHTHRHSQNHEETRRIYPTSPPKPDNIKKKE; via the coding sequence ATGGCTGATTCCGATTTAATCACCAAATTACAGGAATACGAAGATGTACTCCAAATAAGTAGTATGGTCAATGACGCACTGCGCTCAATGGGATGGATTCTTGTCAGAGGACTATCAGTCTTGATTGACGGCCTTGAATCAATCACAAATCAAATCCTATTAACCAATACATTCTTCAATAATGAACAAGTGGTTGAATTCGTTCTTACGATTCAACCTTTTTTGTATGTTCTTTTAGCAGGAAGTTTCTTGTTCACTGGGTACTTGTTGATTTTCCAAAAGAAATTTGAACGTGAGAGTTTTTTGATCAACCTGTTCATCACACTATTGATCTTAGGTTTACTTTCACCAACTATGAGCCGAATTCAGGAGTTCTCTGATGAGGCAATCGCAGAAATCGGAACAGACTCGCTTTACGACGGAGAAGCCTCATTATCTGAGAGTATCTTAAAGCGGAATGTACATGATTTGATTGAGCACGATTCGAAGAATTTTGATGCTAATACAGGCGAATCATTAAATGCCATTCCGACTGAGTTGATTGATAATATCCGAATTAATGAAATTTTCGACAAGAACAACTATGACTTATCGGCAACCGGAAACAAATTGGCCGATTCCTATATTCTATGGAACGGAAAAGAGACAAGTCTCGGTAAACTCGATCAAAGTGGCGTCGAATGGAACAACCAGTATTACTACCGCTATCAGCCGAACTGGTTGACCATCTTCGTGACACTCGGAATCATGGGCTTCACGCTGTTCTCGATCGCCTACAAACTGGCTCGTCTCTCGTTCGAGCTTGCCTTCAACTATGTCTTGGCAATCCTCGTCGCACCGGCCGATCTGCACAGTGGTCAAAAGACGAAAAAGGTCATCCAAAGCATTTTGAACACGTTCCTCGTGATCATTCTGATCTTCGTCTCCATCAAATTGTACACGATCGGGACCGCCTATCTCGCAGAGACGTTGGACGGGTTCGCCTACCTGATCGCCCTCATCGCCTTCTCGGTCGCATTGATCGATGGGCCAAACATGGTCGAGCGGCTGTTTGGGATCGATGCCGGGCTTAAACGGGGCTGGGGTGTCGCTCTCGGTGCCTATGCCGCCGGGAAAGGCGTGACCTCGGTAAGTGCCCACGCGGTCTCAAAGGTCGCACGTGCCACACAAGGCGCACCGAAGATGCCATCGCTCCATGAGGCCGCGACGACTCGGATGGATACAAACTCCGTTCCTCAGAATGGTTCACCGCTTAATGCGGCGAGCCAAACTCCACAAAGGATGGACAATGAGCGACAGATTGATGCGAATGAGTTCGCCCAGGCGAATCAAACCGCCAGTCGCACGCAGGCCGATCAAGAGAATCCGACAATTCCGAAGGACGTTGCGCAACCAATCAGTGGTCAAGAATCAGAACCGGAATCGCAAGGCTCTACACACGTGAAGGAAGCGGCAGGTCGCACGTCTCCCGAATCGATTCATGCGACGAACCCGGAATCGATTCGCGACCATTCAAGTTCTGGTCATTCTCCAGTCCCTGCTTCGTCGACTATCGAACCGGTTACCGGGTCCATTGATGCCGTGTCTGGACCAGACCACCGTCACAACGAATCGGTAGCCCGAAACGACGTGACGTCACCGACACCTTATGAGGCACCACATTCAAATGACTCATCCTCGTCTTCATCATCAACGATGGATTCGAGTGATGCGGCAACAGCGAAACATCAAGGACGCGCCCGACGGACCATCCATCAAGACACCGTGCTCGACGTCGAGACCGAGGTCATTGAACAGGTGCGTGAGAATCATACGCACCGTCATAGCCAGAATCATGAAGAAACGCGACGGATTTATCCGACCTCGCCGCCTAAACCTGACAACATCAAGAAGAAGGAGTGA
- a CDS encoding DUF5592 family protein produces MRNYRIPNEVTTELKINKMLYLHDFLFLVGLIVLRLVTLPFIPSLLHIPFTIFLVVFGLFMVLRPATNPQKRMVHALYYALIKRKDTYLALDAQTKGRD; encoded by the coding sequence ATGCGCAACTACCGAATCCCGAACGAGGTCACGACCGAGCTCAAGATCAACAAGATGCTCTATCTGCATGACTTCCTGTTCCTCGTCGGGCTCATCGTGCTCCGCCTCGTGACGCTCCCGTTCATCCCGTCCTTGCTACACATCCCGTTCACGATCTTCCTCGTCGTCTTCGGGCTGTTCATGGTGCTCCGACCGGCGACGAATCCGCAGAAACGGATGGTTCACGCGCTCTACTACGCGCTTATCAAACGGAAAGATACCTATCTCGCGCTCGACGCGCAGACGAAAGGACGTGATTGA
- a CDS encoding helix-turn-helix domain-containing protein translates to MKRVLRSWGEQVELNEAIIERMKELAAERNMTIHQVIQKGGLNQATISELMTGRTKHPKVSTIQKFCNGLNISLNDFFNDERFF, encoded by the coding sequence ATGAAGAGAGTACTAAGATCGTGGGGTGAGCAAGTGGAGTTGAACGAGGCAATCATCGAGCGAATGAAGGAGCTCGCAGCGGAACGAAATATGACAATCCATCAAGTCATACAAAAAGGTGGATTGAATCAGGCAACTATCTCAGAACTAATGACTGGACGTACGAAACATCCTAAAGTAAGCACTATACAAAAATTCTGTAATGGTTTAAATATTTCTTTGAATGATTTTTTTAATGATGAACGCTTCTTTTAA
- a CDS encoding tyrosine-type recombinase/integrase, translated as MELEEKQKSFEVALRELTGANPKLAEALKKSHIDLKTLTDLEIIELFWATELFPIYADKSTHTRRAYKLDLEFILNFVMMKTDGLKDLTVLDIHRYLFEVNEQYAPRTAQRKNHMLKRLLTYLHVNQYHLYNLAFHVKNQQRPELLRREVDFDEIERIAESFRYTVKRAQKKELMELRNETIGYLLLTTGMRAAELLSIKFTDVKRNQHTSYLEVKGKRDKWRRIPLTEKATHLVNRLQTLMMIEEVSSPFIAFSTKKANKAITYEALRLITHQAVDHVAHEEKTPPHWFRRAYITKLLAKGNSLIGVMQLVGHESINTTNGYLQSLDQLSNLSNLDLPFE; from the coding sequence ATGGAGCTTGAGGAAAAGCAGAAGTCGTTCGAAGTAGCGTTGCGAGAACTGACGGGGGCGAATCCAAAATTGGCCGAGGCGTTGAAGAAGAGCCATATCGATCTAAAAACATTGACTGACCTCGAAATCATCGAATTGTTCTGGGCGACGGAACTGTTCCCGATCTATGCGGACAAGAGCACGCACACGCGGCGCGCATATAAACTGGACCTCGAGTTCATCCTAAATTTTGTGATGATGAAGACCGACGGGTTAAAAGACCTGACCGTGCTCGACATCCATCGCTACCTATTCGAGGTGAACGAACAGTATGCCCCACGCACGGCGCAGCGGAAGAATCATATGCTAAAGCGTCTCCTAACCTATCTCCACGTCAACCAGTATCATCTATATAATCTGGCCTTCCATGTGAAAAACCAGCAGCGCCCTGAGTTGCTTCGGCGTGAGGTCGATTTCGACGAGATTGAGCGGATTGCCGAGTCGTTCCGATATACCGTCAAAAGGGCTCAAAAAAAGGAGCTCATGGAGCTCCGGAACGAGACGATCGGGTATTTGTTGTTGACGACAGGCATGCGAGCTGCAGAACTGTTGTCAATCAAGTTCACCGATGTGAAGCGAAATCAGCATACATCTTACCTCGAGGTGAAGGGGAAACGCGACAAATGGCGCCGCATCCCGCTTACCGAGAAAGCGACCCATCTCGTGAATCGACTGCAGACATTGATGATGATCGAGGAGGTGTCATCCCCTTTCATCGCTTTTAGTACGAAAAAAGCCAACAAGGCAATCACTTATGAAGCCCTCCGCTTGATAACTCATCAGGCGGTCGACCATGTCGCGCACGAAGAGAAGACCCCGCCCCATTGGTTCCGCCGGGCCTACATCACAAAGCTCCTGGCGAAAGGAAATTCGTTGATTGGGGTCATGCAATTGGTCGGCCACGAATCAATTAATACAACGAATGGATATTTGCAATCTCTTGATCAATTATCAAACCTATCTAATTTGGACTTGCCATTTGAGTAA